A single region of the Halichondria panicea chromosome 10, odHalPani1.1, whole genome shotgun sequence genome encodes:
- the LOC135342956 gene encoding uncharacterized protein LOC135342956 isoform X1: MNTRPMDYWRRYHLGELLYKNSRHSGSVDKIKKLLQQGALVNWSDVYSDEWTALHEACYVNRTGVVKVLLEYKADVNQQTEFGYTALHLACYWGSIECVKLLMETRQCNLGIMNRHGKTALGEAIHGRRLNIVKFFINVCIVDVNGPVTKIGDTALGLAVREDSLDVIKYLIIECSVDSTAPATKSGDTALGLAVREGNLVVIKCLITECRIDFNAPVTKNGDTALGLAICLEKLDLVKYLVTECGVDINDSSIQGGILKLVVDAGDVDFLRVLVSEYSVDVKASITESGDTALGLAVRKEKLGVITFLVTECCVNVNISVTESGDTALGLAVREGKIDVIKYLVTKCSADVEAPVTKIGDTALGLAVCERKLSVVKYLVIECSVNINDPALLLKLVIGAGDVDFLRHLVSKYSLDVNAPITESGDTALGLAVLEEKLSVIKYLVTECSVDVTDDLLLRAQMHKSMAIFHYLLTDCHCNPNIKDDNGQTPLALAKDSETIQLLLKNGATSQDVYTHHRKTLGNVFSKDSLINPVKMFVIGHGGEGKSTLIEAMEHEPTIFAPFVNLIIKPRKVEGVSQKTAGIIPRIFKSRFYGDVQFHDFAGQEAYYSSHAAIIKSAVDTCPPIFVTVAGLHRDDTITIDSISYWLGIVANQCTNIEGKAPLIVVCSHADLVSDKDEIGRKERVISHTVGKFPAFDLVQIVSMDCRFSNSNGMKTLRRTVGTSCDLIRSRLSVSLNSHMFLIYLLDKYSNEITIMLENLQRKILSDLNSQRTTVKQKNALSFIPTTIPRLVEICIQLSDNSHILFLHNISSPGKSFIVIDRIKLLAEINGTMFAPKDFKQHCDLATSTGVVPRSKLAAHFPNFNIDIPIGFLSHLELAVPIEDSEVLVLINEHLSSTSESTAHSEDGYVFCPALIRLAVPDSVFEHLSDHVYHFCWILSCVESTDFFDARFLHVLILRIALSFGLAPELAVDAIPAIQRRCSVWTTGVCWCTPQGVKVLVGVVAKKNVVVLVQAHDFCVEALKMRSTVLNKVRDTARELCPTITSREFLLPPNDVTYPLDFSKSTRIFSLTCVALTTVNQEGFVVSTTGAENIRLIDLLTAEVYVDLGENIIQPLFNERDPVHNTKVSDRFLSALSSSWSKNHQLVGIICSAFAKESDLTTLRSSDNLEGILKAWRDKNNASYKSLRQILDPLSVFAGRNPLELAGVPLMKFSEISLPPSPPKVACKFTNTSGELGGSLTIEDLKRRTRVNDTLLDTEIIEHDLQLLAGCFDNVDDYLDQLGLTAGQQTDIKDLAYRQSTQSAMREALRKWRDRNLYAATFRALVSISLHLSKGVVANELCKYIAANVSESADTH; the protein is encoded by the exons ATGAATACTAGGCCTATGGACTACTGGAGAAG GTACCATCTGGGTGAGCTACTTTATAAGAATTCTCGTCACAGTGGCAGTGTAGACAAAATTAAGAAACTGTTGCAGCAAGGTGCTCTAGTGAATTGGAGTGACGTTTACAGTGATGAATGGACAGCCCTCCATGAGGCATGCTACGTCAACAGAACAGGTGTGGTGAAGGTTCTCCTAGAGTATAAGGCTGATGTCAACCAGCAGACTGAGTTTGGGTATACAGCTCTACATTTAGCCTGTTACTGGGGTTCCATTGAGTGTGTGAAGTTGCTGATGGAAACAAGACAGTGTAACCTAG GTATAATGAACAGACACGGAAAAACCGCCTTGGGAGAGGCTATTCATGGTAGGAGGCTGAATATTGTCAAGTTCTTCATCAATGTGTGCATTGTGGATGTTAATG GTCCTGTTACCAAGATTGGAGACACAGCACTAGGACTGGCTGTTCGTGAGGATAGTCTTGATGTCATCAAGTACCTTATCATTGAGTGCAGTGTGGATAGTACAG CTCCTGCAACCAAGAGTGGAGACACAGCACTAGGACTGGCTGTTCGTGAAGGGAATCTTGTTGTCATCAAATGCCTTATCACTGAGTGCAGAATCGATTTTAATG CTCCTGTCACTAAGAATGGAGATACAGCACTGGGACTGGCTATTTGTCTAGAAAAGCTTGATCTAGTCAAGTACCTTGTCACTGAGTGTGGTGTGGACATTAATG actcTTCGATACAAGGAGGTATACTGAAGCTGGTTGTTGATGCTGGTGATGTGGACTTCCTGAGAGTTCTTGTCAGTGAATATAGTGTGGATGTAAAAG CTTCTATAACAGAGAGTGGAGACACTGCACTAGGTCTGGCTGTTCGTAAGGAGAAACTTGGTGTCATCACGTTCCTTGTCACTGAGTGCTGTGTGAACGTTAATA TTTCTGTAACCGAGAGCGGAGACACAGCACTAGGGCTGGCTGTTCGTGAGGGGAAAATTGATGTCATCAAATACCTTGTCACTAAATGCAGTGCAGATGTTGAAG CTCCTGTTACCAAGATTGGCGACACAGCACTAGGACTGGCTGTTTGTGAAAGGAAGCTTAGTGTCGTCAAGTACCTTGTCATTGAGTGCAGTGTGAATAttaatg ACCCTGCACTTTTACTGAAGCTAGTTATTGGTGCTGGTGATGTTGACTTCCTGAGACACCTTGTCAGTAAATACAGTTTGGACGTTAATG CTCCTATAACCGAGAGTGGAGACACAGCACTAGGACTGGCAGTTCTTGAGGAGAAGCTTAGTGTTATCAAGTACCTTGTCACTGAGTGCAGTGTGGATGTTACTG ATGACTTACTGCTGCGAGCTCAGATGCATAAATCCATGGCAATATTTCACTATCTCCTCACTGACTGTCACTGCAACCCCAACATCAAAGATGACAATGGGCAGACACCATTGGCCCTAGCCAAGGACAGTGAAACCATTCAGCTGCTTCTAAAGAATGGGGCAACTTCTCAAGATGTGTATACTCACCATCGCAAGACTCTAGGGAATGTCTTCTCAAAAGATAGTCTGATTAACCCAGTAAAAATGTTTGTCATTGGTCACGGTGGTGAAGGCAAGAGCACTCTTATAGAAGCAATGGAACATGAGCCTACCATTTTCGCCCCATTCgtgaatctcattatcaaACCCAGGAAAGTTGAGGGAGTGAGCCAAAAAACAGCCGGAATCATCCCTCGAATATTCAAGAGTCGATTCTATGGAGATGTTCAATTTCATGACTTTGCCGGACAGGAAGCCTACTACAGCAGTCATGCCGCCATTATCAAGTCAGCAGTCGACACTTGTCCCCCTATCTTTGTGACTGTAGCCGGTCTCCATAGAGATGACACCATCACCATCGACTCTATCTCCTACTGGTTGGGGATTGTTGCCAACCAATGTACCAATATTGAGGGCAAAGCGCCGCTCATTGTAGTGTGTAGCCACGCTGATTTGGTGTCAGACAAGGACGAAATCGGCAGAAAAGAACGGGTCATCTCTCACACAGTTGGAAAATTTCCTGCATTTGATTTAGTTCAGATTGTTTCAATGGATTGTCGTTTTTCGAATTCTAATGGTATGAAGACGTTGAGACGCACTGTAGGTACTAGTTGTGATTTGATTCGATCCAGGTTGTCTGTGAGCCTCAATTCTCACATGTTTTTGATTTACCTTCTTGACAAGTACTCCAATGAGATTACTATCATGCTTGAAAACCTTCAACGAAAAATTTTATCCGACCTTAACTCTCAACGAACAACTGTAAAGCAGAAGAATGCTCTTTCTTTCATTCCAACAACCATCCCTCGTCTTGTTGAGATCTGCATCCAGCTGAGTGACAACAGTCACATTCTTTTTCTACACAACATCTCATCGCCTGGCAAAAGCTTTATTGTTATTGACAGAATAAAGCTCTTGGCCGAGATAAACGGAACAATGTTTGCTCCAAAGGATTTCAAGCAACATTGCGACCTCGCCACCAGCACTGGCGTAGTGCCACGATCCAAGCTTGCTGCTCACTTCCCCAACTTCAATATTGATATTCCGATTGGGTTCTTGTCCCATCTCGAGCTTGCTGTTCCCATTGAAGACAGTGAAGTTCTTGTTCTTATCAATGAGCACCTGTCCTCAACTAGCGAGTCCACTGCACATTCTGAAGACGGCTATGTCTTTTGCCCAGCTCTGATTCGATTGGCAGTTCCGGATTCAGTGTTTGAGCATTTAAGTGACCACGTTTACCACTTTTGTTGGATCTTGTCCTGTGTAGAGAGTACTGACTTCTTCGATGCTCGATTTCTCCATGTTCTCATACTCAGAATAGCTCTTTCATTTGGCCTTGCTCCTGAATTAGCTGTAGATGCTATCCCTGCTATTCAGCGTCGATGTTCCGTCTGGACCACTGGTGTTTGCTGGTGTACTCCACAGGGGGTTAAAGTGCTTGTCGGGGTGGTTGCTAAGAAAAACGTGGTGGTCCTTGTTCAAGCACATGATTTCTGTGTTGAGGCTCTTAAGATGCGATCAACTGTACTTAATAAAGTGAGAGACACGGCCCGCGAATTGTGCCCTACTATCACATCAAGAGAATTCCTGCTCCCTCCGAATGATGTAACCTACCCCCTAGATTTTTCAAAATCAACTAGGATATTCAGTCTTACCTGTGTTGCACTTACGACCGTCAACCAAGAGGGATTTGTTGTATCTACCACTGGTGCTGAGAATATACGATTGATTGATCTTCTCACAGCTGAAGTATACGTTGATCTCGGTGAGAATATTATTCAGCCTCTATTTAATGAACGCGACCCAGTACACAACACGAAAGTTTCTGATCGATTTCTCTCAGCTCTTTCATCATCTTGGAGCAAGAATCATCAACTGGTAGGCATTATCTGCTCAGCCTTTGCTAAAGAAAGTGATCTGACCACACTTCGCAGCAGTGATAATCTGGAAGGTATTCTGAAGGCTTGGAGAGATAAAAACAATGCCAGTTACAAGTCTCTTCGACAAATTCTTGACCCACTCAGTGTATTTGCTGGGAGGAACCCTCTG GAGCTGGCAGGTGTTCCTCTAATGAAATTTTCAGAAATCTCTTTGCCTCCATCACCTCCGAAAGTAGCCTGTAAATTCACCAACACAA GTGGTGAGCTGGGAGGTAGTTTAACTATTGAGGATCTGAAGAGGAGGACTAGGGTCAATGACACCCTGTTGGACACAGAGATCATAGAACACGACCTTCAACTCCTGGCTGGATGCTTCGACAATGTGGATGACTATCTCGACCAACTAGGACTGACTGCTGGTCAGCAAACTGACATCAAAGACCTTGCCTATCGACAAAGTACTCAGTCGGCAATGAGAGAAGCTCTGAGGAAATGGCGTGATCGAAACCTCTATGCTGCCACATTTCGAGCACTAGTGAGTATCTCACTTCACTTAAGTAAAGGAGTTGTAGCCAACGAACTGTGCAAGTACATAGCAGCTAACGTTTCAGAAAGTGCAGACACTCATTAA
- the LOC135342974 gene encoding uncharacterized protein LOC135342974 yields MHNYTSTLVVHRLIIHAVIFMAKYVRPQALFLLLIVLAVIDWSQASKNQIKETLISLDQVQNVHHHQKRANSDQDDDNNLRTSLIIVFTLGITIGLLLIMTICAVCMLHRARYGRFCCLEAKIRYPRQALNFESDCSEKETELTGPPQYDATYLVNESPPVYEDALQDI; encoded by the exons atgcataattatacatctacCTTGGTGGTTCACAGGCtgattatacatgcagttattTTTATGGCCAAGTACGTGAGACCCCAAGCATTATTTCTACTGCTCATTGTCCTTGCTGTCATTGACTGGTCACAGGCTAGTAAAAATCAG ATTAAGGAGACATTGATTTCACTGGACCAGGTACAGAATGTACACCATCATCAAAAGAGAGCAAATTCTGACCAAGACGATGACAATAATCTGCGCACA AGTCTCATCATCGTCTTCACCCTTGGAATAACAATAGGACTCTTGCTCATCATGACTATCTGTGCTGTTTGTATGCTGCACAGAGCTCGCTATGGGAGATTCTGCTGCTTGGAAGCG AAAATAAGGTATCCTCGGCAAGCTCTTAACTTTGAATCTGATTG tagTGAAAAAGAAACTGAGCTGACTGGACCTCCACAGTACGATGCTACATACTTGGTCAACGAGTCACCACCAGTGTATGAAGACGCACTGCAAGACATATAG
- the LOC135342956 gene encoding uncharacterized protein LOC135342956 isoform X2 — translation MNTRPMDYWRRYHLGELLYKNSRHSGSVDKIKKLLQQGALVNWSDVYSDEWTALHEACYVNRTGVVKVLLEYKADVNQQTEFGYTALHLACYWGSIECVKLLMETRQCNLGIMNRHGKTALGEAIHGRRLNIVKFFINVCIVDVNGPVTKIGDTALGLAVREDSLDVIKYLIIECSVDSTAPATKSGDTALGLAVREGNLVVIKCLITECRIDFNAPVTKNGDTALGLAICLEKLDLVKYLVTECGVDINDSSIQGGILKLVVDAGDVDFLRVLVSEYSVDVKASITESGDTALGLAVRKEKLGVITFLVTECCVNVNISVTESGDTALGLAVREGKIDVIKYLVTKCSADVEAPVTKIGDTALGLAVCERKLSVVKYLVIECSVNINDPALLLKLVIGAGDVDFLRHLVSKYSLDVNAPITESGDTALGLAVLEEKLSVIKYLVTECSVDVTDDLLLRAQMHKSMAIFHYLLTDCHCNPNIKDDNGQTPLALAKDSETIQLLLKNGATSQDVYTHHRKTLGNVFSKDSLINPVKMFVIGHGGEGKSTLIEAMEHEPTIFAPFVNLIIKPRKVEGVSQKTAGIIPRIFKSRFYGDVQFHDFAGQEAYYSSHAAIIKSAVDTCPPIFVTVAGLHRDDTITIDSISYWLGIVANQCTNIEGKAPLIVVCSHADLVSDKDEIGRKERVISHTVGKFPAFDLVQIVSMDCRFSNSNGMKTLRRTVGTSCDLIRSRLSVSLNSHMFLIYLLDKYSNEITIMLENLQRKILSDLNSQRTTVKQKNALSFIPTTIPRLVEICIQLSDNSHILFLHNISSPGKSFIVIDRIKLLAEINGTMFAPKDFKQHCDLATSTGVVPRSKLAAHFPNFNIDIPIGFLSHLELAVPIEDSEVLVLINEHLSSTSESTAHSEDGYVFCPALIRLAVPDSVFEHLSDHVYHFCWILSCVESTDFFDARFLHVLILRIALSFGLAPELAVDAIPAIQRRCSVWTTGVCWCTPQGVKVLVGVVAKKNVVVLVQAHDFCVEALKMRSTVLNKVRDTARELCPTITSREFLLPPNDVTYPLDFSKSTRIFSLTCVALTTVNQEGFVVSTTGAENIRLIDLLTAEVYVDLGENIIQPLFNERDPVHNTKVSDRFLSALSSSWSKNHQLVGIICSAFAKESDLTTLRSSDNLEGILKAWRDKNNASYKSLRQILDPLSVFAGRNPLELAGVPLMKFSEISLPPSPPKVACGELGGSLTIEDLKRRTRVNDTLLDTEIIEHDLQLLAGCFDNVDDYLDQLGLTAGQQTDIKDLAYRQSTQSAMREALRKWRDRNLYAATFRALVSISLHLSKGVVANELCKYIAANVSESADTH, via the exons ATGAATACTAGGCCTATGGACTACTGGAGAAG GTACCATCTGGGTGAGCTACTTTATAAGAATTCTCGTCACAGTGGCAGTGTAGACAAAATTAAGAAACTGTTGCAGCAAGGTGCTCTAGTGAATTGGAGTGACGTTTACAGTGATGAATGGACAGCCCTCCATGAGGCATGCTACGTCAACAGAACAGGTGTGGTGAAGGTTCTCCTAGAGTATAAGGCTGATGTCAACCAGCAGACTGAGTTTGGGTATACAGCTCTACATTTAGCCTGTTACTGGGGTTCCATTGAGTGTGTGAAGTTGCTGATGGAAACAAGACAGTGTAACCTAG GTATAATGAACAGACACGGAAAAACCGCCTTGGGAGAGGCTATTCATGGTAGGAGGCTGAATATTGTCAAGTTCTTCATCAATGTGTGCATTGTGGATGTTAATG GTCCTGTTACCAAGATTGGAGACACAGCACTAGGACTGGCTGTTCGTGAGGATAGTCTTGATGTCATCAAGTACCTTATCATTGAGTGCAGTGTGGATAGTACAG CTCCTGCAACCAAGAGTGGAGACACAGCACTAGGACTGGCTGTTCGTGAAGGGAATCTTGTTGTCATCAAATGCCTTATCACTGAGTGCAGAATCGATTTTAATG CTCCTGTCACTAAGAATGGAGATACAGCACTGGGACTGGCTATTTGTCTAGAAAAGCTTGATCTAGTCAAGTACCTTGTCACTGAGTGTGGTGTGGACATTAATG actcTTCGATACAAGGAGGTATACTGAAGCTGGTTGTTGATGCTGGTGATGTGGACTTCCTGAGAGTTCTTGTCAGTGAATATAGTGTGGATGTAAAAG CTTCTATAACAGAGAGTGGAGACACTGCACTAGGTCTGGCTGTTCGTAAGGAGAAACTTGGTGTCATCACGTTCCTTGTCACTGAGTGCTGTGTGAACGTTAATA TTTCTGTAACCGAGAGCGGAGACACAGCACTAGGGCTGGCTGTTCGTGAGGGGAAAATTGATGTCATCAAATACCTTGTCACTAAATGCAGTGCAGATGTTGAAG CTCCTGTTACCAAGATTGGCGACACAGCACTAGGACTGGCTGTTTGTGAAAGGAAGCTTAGTGTCGTCAAGTACCTTGTCATTGAGTGCAGTGTGAATAttaatg ACCCTGCACTTTTACTGAAGCTAGTTATTGGTGCTGGTGATGTTGACTTCCTGAGACACCTTGTCAGTAAATACAGTTTGGACGTTAATG CTCCTATAACCGAGAGTGGAGACACAGCACTAGGACTGGCAGTTCTTGAGGAGAAGCTTAGTGTTATCAAGTACCTTGTCACTGAGTGCAGTGTGGATGTTACTG ATGACTTACTGCTGCGAGCTCAGATGCATAAATCCATGGCAATATTTCACTATCTCCTCACTGACTGTCACTGCAACCCCAACATCAAAGATGACAATGGGCAGACACCATTGGCCCTAGCCAAGGACAGTGAAACCATTCAGCTGCTTCTAAAGAATGGGGCAACTTCTCAAGATGTGTATACTCACCATCGCAAGACTCTAGGGAATGTCTTCTCAAAAGATAGTCTGATTAACCCAGTAAAAATGTTTGTCATTGGTCACGGTGGTGAAGGCAAGAGCACTCTTATAGAAGCAATGGAACATGAGCCTACCATTTTCGCCCCATTCgtgaatctcattatcaaACCCAGGAAAGTTGAGGGAGTGAGCCAAAAAACAGCCGGAATCATCCCTCGAATATTCAAGAGTCGATTCTATGGAGATGTTCAATTTCATGACTTTGCCGGACAGGAAGCCTACTACAGCAGTCATGCCGCCATTATCAAGTCAGCAGTCGACACTTGTCCCCCTATCTTTGTGACTGTAGCCGGTCTCCATAGAGATGACACCATCACCATCGACTCTATCTCCTACTGGTTGGGGATTGTTGCCAACCAATGTACCAATATTGAGGGCAAAGCGCCGCTCATTGTAGTGTGTAGCCACGCTGATTTGGTGTCAGACAAGGACGAAATCGGCAGAAAAGAACGGGTCATCTCTCACACAGTTGGAAAATTTCCTGCATTTGATTTAGTTCAGATTGTTTCAATGGATTGTCGTTTTTCGAATTCTAATGGTATGAAGACGTTGAGACGCACTGTAGGTACTAGTTGTGATTTGATTCGATCCAGGTTGTCTGTGAGCCTCAATTCTCACATGTTTTTGATTTACCTTCTTGACAAGTACTCCAATGAGATTACTATCATGCTTGAAAACCTTCAACGAAAAATTTTATCCGACCTTAACTCTCAACGAACAACTGTAAAGCAGAAGAATGCTCTTTCTTTCATTCCAACAACCATCCCTCGTCTTGTTGAGATCTGCATCCAGCTGAGTGACAACAGTCACATTCTTTTTCTACACAACATCTCATCGCCTGGCAAAAGCTTTATTGTTATTGACAGAATAAAGCTCTTGGCCGAGATAAACGGAACAATGTTTGCTCCAAAGGATTTCAAGCAACATTGCGACCTCGCCACCAGCACTGGCGTAGTGCCACGATCCAAGCTTGCTGCTCACTTCCCCAACTTCAATATTGATATTCCGATTGGGTTCTTGTCCCATCTCGAGCTTGCTGTTCCCATTGAAGACAGTGAAGTTCTTGTTCTTATCAATGAGCACCTGTCCTCAACTAGCGAGTCCACTGCACATTCTGAAGACGGCTATGTCTTTTGCCCAGCTCTGATTCGATTGGCAGTTCCGGATTCAGTGTTTGAGCATTTAAGTGACCACGTTTACCACTTTTGTTGGATCTTGTCCTGTGTAGAGAGTACTGACTTCTTCGATGCTCGATTTCTCCATGTTCTCATACTCAGAATAGCTCTTTCATTTGGCCTTGCTCCTGAATTAGCTGTAGATGCTATCCCTGCTATTCAGCGTCGATGTTCCGTCTGGACCACTGGTGTTTGCTGGTGTACTCCACAGGGGGTTAAAGTGCTTGTCGGGGTGGTTGCTAAGAAAAACGTGGTGGTCCTTGTTCAAGCACATGATTTCTGTGTTGAGGCTCTTAAGATGCGATCAACTGTACTTAATAAAGTGAGAGACACGGCCCGCGAATTGTGCCCTACTATCACATCAAGAGAATTCCTGCTCCCTCCGAATGATGTAACCTACCCCCTAGATTTTTCAAAATCAACTAGGATATTCAGTCTTACCTGTGTTGCACTTACGACCGTCAACCAAGAGGGATTTGTTGTATCTACCACTGGTGCTGAGAATATACGATTGATTGATCTTCTCACAGCTGAAGTATACGTTGATCTCGGTGAGAATATTATTCAGCCTCTATTTAATGAACGCGACCCAGTACACAACACGAAAGTTTCTGATCGATTTCTCTCAGCTCTTTCATCATCTTGGAGCAAGAATCATCAACTGGTAGGCATTATCTGCTCAGCCTTTGCTAAAGAAAGTGATCTGACCACACTTCGCAGCAGTGATAATCTGGAAGGTATTCTGAAGGCTTGGAGAGATAAAAACAATGCCAGTTACAAGTCTCTTCGACAAATTCTTGACCCACTCAGTGTATTTGCTGGGAGGAACCCTCTG GAGCTGGCAGGTGTTCCTCTAATGAAATTTTCAGAAATCTCTTTGCCTCCATCACCTCCGAAAGTAGCCT GTGGTGAGCTGGGAGGTAGTTTAACTATTGAGGATCTGAAGAGGAGGACTAGGGTCAATGACACCCTGTTGGACACAGAGATCATAGAACACGACCTTCAACTCCTGGCTGGATGCTTCGACAATGTGGATGACTATCTCGACCAACTAGGACTGACTGCTGGTCAGCAAACTGACATCAAAGACCTTGCCTATCGACAAAGTACTCAGTCGGCAATGAGAGAAGCTCTGAGGAAATGGCGTGATCGAAACCTCTATGCTGCCACATTTCGAGCACTAGTGAGTATCTCACTTCACTTAAGTAAAGGAGTTGTAGCCAACGAACTGTGCAAGTACATAGCAGCTAACGTTTCAGAAAGTGCAGACACTCATTAA